CGGCGTCGGGGCCAAAGTACATCCAGCTGTTCACATCGGCGTTATTCCAGTCGCCTTCGTAATGCACAAAGCGGGTGGAGTCAATCTGGTGGGCGCGTTCGCGTTCCGAGGCGAACACGTTACCATTACCGGCTTCGTTACCCAAAGACCACAAGATAATGCAGGGGTGGTTCTTGTCGCGCTGCACCATGGAATTCATACGGTCCACAGCGGGGGCGCGCCAGTCGTCGCTGTTCTTGGGCAAGCTGTTGTTTGCACCATGGCTTTCGACGTTTGCTTCGTCAATCACGTAAATGCCGTACTTGTCGCAAAGATCGTACATGTAGGGGTTATTCGGATAGTGCGACATACGCAGCGCGTTAATATTGAAACGCTTCATGAGAATCACGTCTTTTTCCATGCGGTCGTAAGTCACGGCACGGCCATTATCCGGGTCGAGTTCATGGCGGTCAACACCATGGAATTTTACCGGCATGCCGTTCACATACAGGCGCGGAGCACCGTTATCCTTCTTGATTTCAATCTTGCGGAAACCGATCTTGTTGCTTTCGACCTGCACGATGTTGCCCTTGCCATCCTTGAGGGCGAGCACCGCCGTATACAGGTTCGGAGTTTCTGCAGACCAGCGGTCCGGCTTTGTAATCGGGAGTTCAAAGTGCACGCTCTTTTCACCCTTCGAACCAACGCCAGAAACCTTCTGTGCCGACGGGGAAATCACTTCGGTACCCTTGTCGTTGTACAGGGAAAGCTCCACAGTGAATTCGCTGGAAGCCGAACCCGTAGAATTGTAAATCCAGGCTGTCGTCTTCAGCAAGCCATCGGTATAGTTGTTCGTGAGCGTCGCATCGATCTGGAAATCCTGAATATGCACTTCAGGGACTGCATACAGGTACACATCGCGGAAAATACCGGCGAGACGAATGAAGTCCTGGTCTTCGAGCCAAGAACCATCGCACCAGCGGAACACCTGAACAGAGACGTTGTTTTCGCCTTTGCGCAAGTACTTGTTGATATCGAATTCATGGTCCGTAAAGGTGTCTTCGGCGTAGCCTACGTAGTTGCCGTTCACCCAAACGTAGTAGGCGGATTCCACACCTTCAAAGTGCAGGCGAATGCGTTTGCCGCTCCACTTTTCGGGAATGGTGAAGTTACGGCGGTAATGGCCCACCGGGTTAAAGTTGGTAGGGGCTGCAGGTGCAGACACGTTATGGGTCTGCGCCCACGGGTAAACCACGTTGGTGTAAATCGGGTGGTCATAGCCAAACAGCTGCCAAGACGACGGCACCGGAATTTCGTTCCAGCCGGACACATCGTAGTTGTCTTTGTAGAAATCGTTATTGCGCTGGGCGGGCTTTTCAACATGGAAAAATTTCCACTTACCCGAAAGTGTCTGGTACCACTCAGACCCATGGCGATCACCCTTCACGGCCTCTTCGACCGTAGAATACGGCATAGACGTGACGTGCGGCGTAAGCGCATTCACCGCAAACACACGCGGTTTGCCGTTCCATTCATCGTTGGGTTGAGCATTTGCAGTGGATGCCAACGCTGCGCAAAGGGCTGCACACGTTACAGCAGACGAAACCAAGAAGTTTTTCATAAGAAACCTCACTTTAAAATCCACACCAATAAAAAAAATACCTTTTCGTGAAAAAAAAGAACTCACTTTTAGAGAGTTCTCATTGACAAGTTGTCAACGCTTTGAAGCGTGATAAAAAAAGGAGATCTCCCCGTTCCGAGGATTGTGGGCACATAAGCAATAAATTGCAAGTGCCCACTAACCGGTCTAAGGCCGGGATGACATGCTTACGTACTTGCGCTCAGTGGTTGCAATAAGTTACTTCACTTGTACGCGGAGGGTCTTGTTCAGGCCCACGGCACGCAAGATGTACATACCGCTTGCGAACCCAGCATTCTTAAGGGTTGCAGCCATGTTCGCACCGGATTCTACGCGGCCGAGGAACTTGCCGGTGGCGCCGAACACGTTGTAAGACGCTGTCTGCGGGGCAAGCTTTACGTTCTTCGCAATAGAAGTCGTGGTGTCGTTCGGATCGGTAAACTGAATCCAGTCCACGTTCAAGTAACCGCCGGTAATCAAGAGCTTGAGCACATGTTCGCCCTTCTTGAGATCCACGGAACCCACGTCTATCACCTTGTACGTAGTCCATACGCTGTCAACCTTCGGGAACACCACCGATTCGGTGATTTCCTTGTCGTCAATGAACAGCTGCATTGCAGATGTTTCGAAGGCGGTCGCCACGTTCACGGTAATGTCGTACTTGGCGTCGGCCGTAACATTGATGGTGTACTCTACCCATTCGCCATCGTTCGTGTAACCGATAGCATAGCCCGCACAGGCGGCGTCGCCGCACTTGGAATCACTAATGTCTACGACGTCAACTTCGTCTTCGCGGTAGGCCTTGCCCTGGTTTTCGCGGTCGTTGTCGTAGAAGGCCTTATTGTGGCCACCCACGTCGTAGTTTTCGGCTTCGATCTTGCCCGGAATCTTTGCAGCCACTTCCTTGTAAGGAGTCTGCGGCACAGCGGTCTTTTCGCTTTCCATGTACCAGTAGTCAAAATCGAACCCGCCCTGCTTTACCACGAAGAACAAATCATCGACGCCTGCGGCATCAGTCAAGTCGAACGAGTTTTCTTGCCAAGCAGAACTAGACGGAATATTCATTGTAGCAAGGAGCGCACCGTTTTCGGAACCGGCATGGAGTTCGATCTTACCGCCGTTGCCTCTAGTGCAAACGATAATGCGGTCGGCACCGTCGCCCATGTCCACAGAGCGTACCTTGGTATAGAAGCTGTTACCCATATTGGTCAGGTAAACCGCACCGTTTTGAGCCTTCACATGTTCGATGATGGTGTAACCACCCGACGTATTGACAGTCATGCCGCCAACCCAAGACTTGGTTTCGGCTTCCACGCGCACGAACGGGTCAAGGTTCTTGATGGGCTTTACGACGCCATTGTTGGTAGCGCGGATAGTGGGAATGGTACCGTCGGCATTCCAGGTGAATTCTTCAATTGCGGTAGAACGGCTGTAGCCGCCACCCTTCACGTTCTTCTGGTTGTGATAGAAGAAGAAGCTGCGGCCCTTAAAGTCGACAATGCCGGAGTGGACGGTGAACGCGGCACCCGGTTCGCTTTTCGGCATAATGACGCCCTTGTAAGTCCAGGGGCCCGTCGGGGAATCACTCCAGGAATAGTCAATAGATTCGGGAATGCCGCCGGCGGCGTAAATCATGTAATATTTTTTGCCGCGCTTGTGAATCCATGGGCCTTCGGTATACTTGCCGTTAAAGGTGCTCATGTCGGAGACCTTGATGTCGCTTGCGCATTCAATCATGTTCTCCTTGAGGGGGCAGTAATAAAGCTTGGGGTTACCCCAGTAAAGCCATGCCTGGCCATCGTCGTCAATAAATACGGTGGGGTCGATGTAGTCCCAGTTGGGGCCCGCCAAATGTTTGCCGTTCAGGGCATCCTTGAAGGGGCCTTCCTTCTTGTCGGACACACCCACGTTAATGGCGCGGCCGCCGCGGGTGGATTCCACGGTCACGTAATAATAGTACTTGTCATTGCGGCGAATGCATTGAGAAGCCCAGTCGCCGTTTTTCTTGGCAGAACCGTTGAAGTCACCCGCTTCCAGAATGAGGGTGTTCATGTCGGTCCAGTTCACCATATCCGTGGTGCACGATACGCGCCAGCCGTGCATCGTAAAAAAGCTACCACCCTCGTCGTTGCCGGAATAGGTGCAAAGCGTATCGCCGAACACGACAGGCGCCGGGTCCGGAGAATAATAGGTCTGGATAAGCGGGTTTTCGGCCATGGCCTGCGTGCAGAGCCCGAAACCAACCAAGGCGACAGCCGCCTTAATGTTCTTCACAAACATCATAATTCATCCCTTTACGCCCCCACTGGAGCGATTTTCTTTACTCACCCCTCTAAAATTAGCCCCAAAAAAGGCCAAAATTCCACGCGAAAGGGCAATTCGCGTGGACAAGTTATCAATATGCCTTGATTTTGAGCGTTTTTTGCAGGTTACCGCTCTTGACAACCGCAATGTAGGTCCCTTGCAGCAGGCGGCCATTCTTGCCGAATTCCACCAGAGAATTACCGCTACCCTGCCGTTTTGCCACCAAATTGCCATTTGCCGAGTACAGGCGGGCCTCAAAGTCGCCGTCGGCACTTACCATCAGGGCCACCGAGGCGCGGGCCATAGACACCTGGCGAACCGAGAGTGCGCTCGCCACACGCACCGCCGTCGGAATCGCTGTCGGGTCGCTTTCGAAGCTGTACCAGTCTACGTTCATCAGGTACGTGTCGCTTCCGTTATAAGTGAACTTGAGTTTCTGTTCGCCCTTGGGCAAATCAATCGTGGTCGCAGATTCGTACCAGTCGTTCCAGCCCTCGGTCTTTGCGGGGTCCACCGTCAGCGTCGCAAGCGCCTTGCCCGTAGAATCGGACACCGTAATGGTCGACTTTTCTTCGGCACCAGAGGCTACGCGGGCGGTAAGCTTGTAAGCGCCTGCAGCCGGAACCTTCACCAGATATTCGCTGTAGTCGCCATCGTTGATCCAGCCGAGGTTCGGTTCGCCATCTTCGTCGGGTTCAATCTGCACGCCGTCCATGGCGACATAGCTTTCGGCCTGGATCTTGCCCGGAATCGTCACCGCTTCGAACGGCTGATTCGTGAGTTTGAGGTTGCCGTCGAATTCGTAAACCTTGCCCGGCACCGTCGTCGTGGTGAACTTGTTAGAACCATTCACAATGTTCAGCGTCTGGCCCACATCGGACTTGATGGCCACATAAGTGAGCTTGCCACCCTTCCAGGCCATGGAATCGATTTCGAAACCGCCGCGGGCGCGAATTCCCTTGATGCTACCGTCTTTCCACTGCGAAGGCAATGCCGGCAACAGGTTGATTCTGCCGTTATGGCTCTGCATGAGCATTTCGTTCACGCCCGAGACCGCACCGAAGTTACCGTCAATCTGGAACGGCGGGTGGGAATCGAACAAATTATTGTAAGTCTTGTTCGGCGTCAGCAGCATGCGAATCATGGTGTAAGCGTGATCGCCGTCGTGCATGCGGGCCCAGAAATTGATCTTCCAAGCAAGCGACCAGCCGGTCGCATCGTCGCCGCGCTGCTTGAGCGTAACGCCTGCACCCTTGATCAGGTCAGGGGTCTCTTCGGGCGTAATCTGTGCGCTCGGGAAAAGGCCGTACAGGTGCGAAATATGGCGGTTCTTGTTGTTCGGGTCATCCCAATCCTGCAGCCATTCCGTAATCTGGCCGTACTTACCCGTCTTTGTAGGCGGCAAGCGCTTTACCACCGCTTCCATCTTGGCGCGAACATCCTCGTCGACACCCAGAATCTTGGAAGCCTCGATGGTGTAATTCAGCACGTCGCGAATAATCTGGTTATCCATGGTCGGGCCAAAGCACACATTGTAGCCGCCGTGATCGTTTTCCGGCGAATCGCTCGGCGCCGTGACCAAGTACTTGTTGCCGGTTTCGGGCTCTTCGATAAGGCTATTCACAAAGAAGAGCGCCGCCCCCTTCATGGTCGAATAAACGTCTTGCAAGTAGGCCTTGTCGGTCGGGTTGAACAGGTAATGTTCCCACAAGTGCGTACTGAGCCAGCCTGCGCCCGTAGGCCACAAGCCCCATGCACCGTCAATAGGTGCAGTACGGTTCCAAAGGTCGGTATTGTGGTGTTCCACCCAGCCTTCGTCTACGCCCCAGTGCACCTTGGCCGTCTTTTCGCCCTGCGGCACCATGCTCTTGATTTTATCGATGAGCGGCCACACGCATTCGCCGAGGTTCGCCGTTTCGACCGGCCAGTAGTTCATTTCGAGGTTAATGTTCGTGGTGTACTTGCTGCCCCAAACCGGGTTCGTATCCTTGTTCCAAATGCCCTGCAAGTTAGCCGGCTGGCCACCCTTGCGCGAGCTAGAAATCAGCAAGTAACGGCCGAATTGGTAATGCAGTTCCACCAAAGAGGGGTCATTCGTGGAATTGAAATTCTTGACGCGAGTGCTGGTAATGTCGCCTGCGCTCTTGTCGGGTTCGCCCAAGTTCAAAGAGACGCGATTGAAAATCGTCTGGTAATCCTTGAGGTGCGCGCTGAGCAAGTCGTCGTAAGACTTTTTGGCCACCTTCGACATGATTTCAGTTGCGATTGCGCCCGGATTGCCCGAGACATCATTATAAGACTTGAAGTTCGTAGCCGTGGTGAGCACGAGCATTGCAGAATTTGCGCCCTGCACGTTAATTTTGCCGTTCGCGACCGAAACTGTGCCGCCGTCAGCCACCACGTTCAAGCGATTTTGGAACTTGATGGAATTCACCGTCACGTCGTAAACGAGCGTGTTGCCGCTGTTCGACATGCTGTTGCTGCGGTGCGGAGTCGTCATGGTGGCGCCAAAGCTCACCGAGCCGCTCTTGTCGGCCGTGAGGCGCACCACAATCACATGGTCCGGGTAGCTTGCAAAATATTCGCGGGTGTAGTTGACGCCGCCCGCCGTATACGTCGTTTTTGCGATAGCCGTCTTGAGGTCCAGTTCGCGGCGGTAATTGGTAGCGCCCGAATGCGACGTGGTAATCACCAGGTCGCCCACCGGCTGAAAACTTGCCGGGCCTGGGCCAATCATATAGTTAGACACGATAGATTCCGCCGTGCGGTAGTCGCCACGGAACATGGCATCGCGCGCGTCTTTCAGGTGGCTTGCCGCCCCCTGCTTGTTGTTGTCGCCGGGGCCGCCCGACCATACGGTACTTTCGTTCAGGCCGATAATGTCTTTTGCAACGCCACCGTAGACAATGCCGCCCATGTAGCCGTTGCCAATGGGCAAAGCGTCGGTAAACGAGGTACCCGCATCGCTATTGTACCACAGTTTTAGGGGATTTTCGGCAGCGAAAGCCACAGGTGCAAACACCGTCGCCGCACACGCCAAAGTACCAAACACTAAGCCCAGCGTCTTCATAAGAACTCCTAAAAATGTCCAACCACAATAAAATTAGCCCCAAAAACAGGCTAAAAACTGCCCCAAAAGACACTTTTTGTTGATTTTTTATCAATGGGAGTGGGTTGTTGCAATATCAACTAGGATTTCCCAATAGCCATCACGAGTTGTGCCAATATGGCGAATTGCTGGATTCGGAGCCTTTCGAAGTTCGTTTAAGTAATACTTGAGACGATTTATCTTCATTCCCATTCTTTCGGCCATTTCGCTTTGACTTAATTTAGGATTGTCCTTTAAGATTTTAAGAAGATTCCATTCCACCTCACTGTATTGGGTGGGATTGGGTAGGATTGGGTGGGATTGGGTGGGATTGGGTAGGATTGGGTGGGATTGGACGGATTTCTTCCAATATAAGGTTATCCTGAAATCCCCATGAAAATCCTGCATGACGGGTTCCGGCAAGCCGCTTTCTTGCATTGCCTTGAAGATGTTCGGAATACCACTTCCCCATGTTTCGACAATGCGCATATAGATAAACGTTTCTGCAATCCCCTTGTTGCGCACGCTAGACATGCCTTCACGCATTTTTTCCAAGGTGATATCCCTGCAAAGCGTCCCTGGGGACGTCACTTCCAGGCGGTCATCATACAATGCCACCTGCACCTTGCGAGGGATTAGGTAACTGCGATGGCAGACCGCATTTGCAATGGCTTCGCGCACAGCAGATTCGGGCAAGAGGGAACTGTCGTGCCTAAAAAGCCCCTTTACCTTGGATTGAACAGGCAAATTCTGCATTACAAACTGATATGCCGATTCAATTTGCTCAAAAAGAGGGCCTTCCATATTTTGACGCTTCAAGAACTCGCCCCGGACCTGTCCTTTGAATACGGCGCATTGAATCTTTGCGTCAGGGAAATCCCCGTTTGTCCCCTGCAAAAGTTTAAACCCATTCGAAGCTATAAAAGAACGGCCTTCCTTTTTTAACAGTTTCCACGAAAGCAACTGGTTGACGGTCGGCCTTCGCAATGCTGTACGTTCCTTTTTGTTTAATGTTCCGGCTGTAAATTCATAAATCTTATCACAAAGATTTTCGACTTCTTCCTTCGAAACGGTTTCGCCAGCCGGTTGCTGATCGAACGATTCGTTTTCACCTTCAAGAACCAATTCCTTAAGCATATATCGTTCGGCTTCGCGGGTCGTTGCCGCCACGCGAACAAAAGTGCCTTCGGTAATGCCCAAGCTCTTTATGTAATAGGGCTGCTGCATTCCAGAAGGCACCGTCACCACAATAATGTAGCGCTTGTCAATTTCCTGAAGATTGATGCTCGGCCTGATTTTGGGCTCGCAACTGTTGAAAATCGTATCGGCGATTGTGTCGGCTTTCTGAAAGACCTCGCTCTTTTTAATGCCCACTATTTTATGTGTTTTATCGTCCACGCCAAAAACGATCGTGCCACCCTTGCCATTGGCAAAAGCTACAACAGTCTTGATAAACTTGATACTCTGTTCAGGAACATCTCTCTTGAACTCAAGCACCTCTGATTCGCCAGCTAAAATTTCTTCCTTGGTCATGAAGGTCTCCCATAATAATCCTCTAGCCCGCTCGGCATGAGCAAACGTTAAAAACGGTTTTAATTGCGTCTGCACTGCAGGCACAATTAGGGTTTGTTTATGTTTTTGGATGCTCTTGCAATGCTGTTGGCGAGGGCTTTCCTCGGCGTTACCTGGCGCGGCTTTCGCCACACACTCGAATAGGTCGTGTTCCTATCAGCTATCCAACAACATCAACAAGAAGGTTGATGAGCCCCACCGCGGATGCACGTACGGGCCGCAAGGCCTATGCCGACTGTCGCAGGGATTGTCGTAATACGGGGATAAATATACAAAGAGACCAGCAGGAAGTCAACGCCCGCGCGTTACTTCCCGCGTTTCTCTGTAGCGTTCCCCGGCTCGGTTGGCCCCTGTCACCCTGGAGCCGCAGGCGATAGGGTCCACCCTTCGCCGGGTCGGGCTATATTGCAAGGCGCCCCGTGCGCGCCTGCGGCACCCCCGCGCCGCTCTTGCAACGGTGCCGCGCAAGCGCGTCTCCGCCCCAAGGGGTCACTATCCCTAACACGAATGCAATAATTACACCAGCCAACTATAGATTCATATAGCATTTTTGAAACAAAAATTTATTTTAAAAATGTTACACAAAGTAATTTTTACAATTATTTAGTTATATTTTGCAAAAATCACTATCTGAACAAATCAGCGGATTATTCCTCGTGGAAAAGACACACAAATTTTATAGCGATTCAGAGCTTCATCCTTTTTTCCCAAGCAAAAATACCATAAAGCTCTTTTTTTCAAATATCGGGAAAATGTTACTTTCCTTTATCCCTCCATCAGCAGTAAAAGGGCTAAAAAAATTAAATCTATTCGATTTTGTATACTATGAAGAAGCTTTGGCCATAGCCATAATTATCAGTGCGATTATTATCGCATTTTATTTAGGCTACACCAATTCCATAAATAAACATATCAAACTTTTTAAAGCCATACATAAAAATTCGCACCATTGCCGAAATAGCATTGTTAAGATACAAAATAAAAGCAAATCCCCTCCTATCAGTGAATTGTGTTCGCACATCTGCAACGACACTTTGGAGGCCTTCGAAGCCTGCAAATCAAAAAAAACTATTGGCGTCGCCATAAGATTATCTGGATTCGACAACAGCCATAGAGGGTGCTATACGACAATCTCTAAAGCAGGGAATCTAAGCGAATCTCGACAAATAACTCATTTGAACAAAAAACAGGGGGTCGCAAAGATTCTCCTCGACCAACATAAAAACGGGTGTGTAATTTTCCCAAACACTCATAAAGCTTCTCCTGACGAGTTCATCAGAACAGATAATGAACTGCA
The Fibrobacter sp. UWB5 DNA segment above includes these coding regions:
- a CDS encoding glycoside hydrolase N-terminal domain-containing protein gives rise to the protein MKTLGLVFGTLACAATVFAPVAFAAENPLKLWYNSDAGTSFTDALPIGNGYMGGIVYGGVAKDIIGLNESTVWSGGPGDNNKQGAASHLKDARDAMFRGDYRTAESIVSNYMIGPGPASFQPVGDLVITTSHSGATNYRRELDLKTAIAKTTYTAGGVNYTREYFASYPDHVIVVRLTADKSGSVSFGATMTTPHRSNSMSNSGNTLVYDVTVNSIKFQNRLNVVADGGTVSVANGKINVQGANSAMLVLTTATNFKSYNDVSGNPGAIATEIMSKVAKKSYDDLLSAHLKDYQTIFNRVSLNLGEPDKSAGDITSTRVKNFNSTNDPSLVELHYQFGRYLLISSSRKGGQPANLQGIWNKDTNPVWGSKYTTNINLEMNYWPVETANLGECVWPLIDKIKSMVPQGEKTAKVHWGVDEGWVEHHNTDLWNRTAPIDGAWGLWPTGAGWLSTHLWEHYLFNPTDKAYLQDVYSTMKGAALFFVNSLIEEPETGNKYLVTAPSDSPENDHGGYNVCFGPTMDNQIIRDVLNYTIEASKILGVDEDVRAKMEAVVKRLPPTKTGKYGQITEWLQDWDDPNNKNRHISHLYGLFPSAQITPEETPDLIKGAGVTLKQRGDDATGWSLAWKINFWARMHDGDHAYTMIRMLLTPNKTYNNLFDSHPPFQIDGNFGAVSGVNEMLMQSHNGRINLLPALPSQWKDGSIKGIRARGGFEIDSMAWKGGKLTYVAIKSDVGQTLNIVNGSNKFTTTTVPGKVYEFDGNLKLTNQPFEAVTIPGKIQAESYVAMDGVQIEPDEDGEPNLGWINDGDYSEYLVKVPAAGAYKLTARVASGAEEKSTITVSDSTGKALATLTVDPAKTEGWNDWYESATTIDLPKGEQKLKFTYNGSDTYLMNVDWYSFESDPTAIPTAVRVASALSVRQVSMARASVALMVSADGDFEARLYSANGNLVAKRQGSGNSLVEFGKNGRLLQGTYIAVVKSGNLQKTLKIKAY
- a CDS encoding RNA-binding domain-containing protein, which codes for MAKAAPGNAEESPRQQHCKSIQKHKQTLIVPAVQTQLKPFLTFAHAERARGLLWETFMTKEEILAGESEVLEFKRDVPEQSIKFIKTVVAFANGKGGTIVFGVDDKTHKIVGIKKSEVFQKADTIADTIFNSCEPKIRPSINLQEIDKRYIIVVTVPSGMQQPYYIKSLGITEGTFVRVAATTREAERYMLKELVLEGENESFDQQPAGETVSKEEVENLCDKIYEFTAGTLNKKERTALRRPTVNQLLSWKLLKKEGRSFIASNGFKLLQGTNGDFPDAKIQCAVFKGQVRGEFLKRQNMEGPLFEQIESAYQFVMQNLPVQSKVKGLFRHDSSLLPESAVREAIANAVCHRSYLIPRKVQVALYDDRLEVTSPGTLCRDITLEKMREGMSSVRNKGIAETFIYMRIVETWGSGIPNIFKAMQESGLPEPVMQDFHGDFRITLYWKKSVQSHPILPNPTQSHPILPNPTQYSEVEWNLLKILKDNPKLSQSEMAERMGMKINRLKYYLNELRKAPNPAIRHIGTTRDGYWEILVDIATTHSH
- a CDS encoding family 43 glycosylhydrolase, with product MMFVKNIKAAVALVGFGLCTQAMAENPLIQTYYSPDPAPVVFGDTLCTYSGNDEGGSFFTMHGWRVSCTTDMVNWTDMNTLILEAGDFNGSAKKNGDWASQCIRRNDKYYYYVTVESTRGGRAINVGVSDKKEGPFKDALNGKHLAGPNWDYIDPTVFIDDDGQAWLYWGNPKLYYCPLKENMIECASDIKVSDMSTFNGKYTEGPWIHKRGKKYYMIYAAGGIPESIDYSWSDSPTGPWTYKGVIMPKSEPGAAFTVHSGIVDFKGRSFFFYHNQKNVKGGGYSRSTAIEEFTWNADGTIPTIRATNNGVVKPIKNLDPFVRVEAETKSWVGGMTVNTSGGYTIIEHVKAQNGAVYLTNMGNSFYTKVRSVDMGDGADRIIVCTRGNGGKIELHAGSENGALLATMNIPSSSAWQENSFDLTDAAGVDDLFFVVKQGGFDFDYWYMESEKTAVPQTPYKEVAAKIPGKIEAENYDVGGHNKAFYDNDRENQGKAYREDEVDVVDISDSKCGDAACAGYAIGYTNDGEWVEYTINVTADAKYDITVNVATAFETSAMQLFIDDKEITESVVFPKVDSVWTTYKVIDVGSVDLKKGEHVLKLLITGGYLNVDWIQFTDPNDTTTSIAKNVKLAPQTASYNVFGATGKFLGRVESGANMAATLKNAGFASGMYILRAVGLNKTLRVQVK
- a CDS encoding GAF domain-containing protein; this encodes MEKTHKFYSDSELHPFFPSKNTIKLFFSNIGKMLLSFIPPSAVKGLKKLNLFDFVYYEEALAIAIIISAIIIAFYLGYTNSINKHIKLFKAIHKNSHHCRNSIVKIQNKSKSPPISELCSHICNDTLEAFEACKSKKTIGVAIRLSGFDNSHRGCYTTISKAGNLSESRQITHLNKKQGVAKILLDQHKNGCVIFPNTHKASPDEFIRTDNELQFKDEVKSMIAAPICIQEGNGGEMIGILHISSSGKKAFNQDDVALAKALADIAAATIASKKKEIENSDSEEQSQTQQQATFSIKIAQPRSTRKHSRANRRR